TttcttactatttttattacgtaatttatataaagcttaatttattttatttatatatataattcaatttttgtataatatacttttttcatttttaaaccTTTCACATTAGTGATAACCTAATTTTGcagtatatatttcaaaattcaACAATTCTgaattttattgtaaaataattgtaatacttttttttttctctcatCCATAGATAGTTTAACGGATCATTGATTtgattaaattattatattcttttataatagcactgatatatattattctctataatattatacttttcttttaatttttcttcaataaatttaataataaattatttatatattgacCAAGTATGTTTcctatatattcatattttgactatatataaatttttttaagaaacaatatatatataatataaaattacaagaattaaacaatatttttaatcatttttatttaatataactttttgtttatcttcattttatatataataaattaaaaaaacttCATTAATTACAGATAATTGCATTCAGTAGATATTTCTATAATGTTATGTTTAGGAATAccatttttatcaaaaaaaatgatgaaatcaCGTTTTTCTGTGATGTcttataaaattgttattatcatgatttttttattttgtataacatttttctttaatgtaaaaatataaagaatattattcaaatgtagcttttatttatagaattattcataataaaaattacacaaattatatttattatttttaccacGTAAATTTATGTTGTGTATATTGTCACCTAAtgaaaaagttatatttgcatattcatatataaagctgtttcatttaatttagcAGTATATGTAATTTCCAAAATTATCCTTTATATTGAAGaactttaatatatataatcatttgttttattgtaTACTATTCATTGTACTACCGGTACATTATATTTAACCTGTTTTATACGGTGCAATTTTCTcttatcataataataattatataccaTGTACTTTTGCAAAGAATTAACTGTTCcttttatgaattttactACTTCAAATTATGAGTTTCAACTATACtactacatataaaaaatatttaattttggtgaacttaaaatattaatatattttaattaatttttagttgCATTATGACTAAtgatacataaattaaaaaaacagaaaatattgaaatttcTAATTGAACACTCCTTTTTTTGATTAATTgtaattttctatatattttaattaataaatttttttacaatgataatatatcaataaGGTATTCTTATTTAcgataaattatattattagttgttatatcttttattttctgtCTGCTTGGATAAACGTtctaatttatgtattttttttttgttttttcgttttctttcttttctagTAGAAGATTATATAGACATAAATActtgttaaaattattattcttaatataaattcaatatattccttttttttcgtaaaagATTATTCATGAGGCATGGTATGCTACATTTAGTTGTCTTCTATCTAAATTTGATTTTCTTTGTTCATATGTGCGTTGTGTTAATTCTAGTGTATCAATATAATCCAAGTTACGTCTAATTAATTTGTTCTTTAATACTTTAGGGTGTATCCATGATGTAATTGGAGTAAACTATTATtcaaatgatatatataagatgattatataataattatttcatcgttactttttatttgtttatctattaaacaaatataaatagaagtaaattaagatatttaaatttataaataatgttaataattacTTTATATAGTAGGAAGCCAATGAAGAAAATGCCGACAAAGGGTAGAACAAAGAACAGAAAAATTTGAGATGAACTAAAGGCAGATACATTAATTACAAGTTCTGGGTCCAAAATAGTAGTGTTATAATGACTTGTACCTTGTTCATTTGCGGTAAGATCCTTTATTTTACATGTCAAATGAGATaactttttttcaaaacaaATAGGAGCATGCTCTTTAAGTACAGAACAATACGTTTCAGAATTATTTactgtacatttatatacttCCTCATATATACTAGTGGCTTTAACAAGATAATCATTAACTTCTTTAGTGCACTTATTAATATGACCTTCAAGAGTACTCTTAATGTTATCGTGATCTTTACAGTAATCATAAAcaatcttcattttttcaaacttctccttattaatatttttaaaaaatttacatttgcATTTACCACCCCCAGAGAGAACATTTGAAACATCCTCAAGTATTTCAATAACTTCTGAAAATGAATCTTCctctaatttattaaataattcatttcCTAACCAATAGTACAAATAATGACATTTCTTATTACATTCATCTCCTTCATTATTAAAAGCCACATAACACAAAGGACTCATAAGCTTATTTGCaaaacttttaattttttcatttttatatatctcaGATCTTTTTCCTAGGAATTTGCTATTATCATCAAACGCGTTGCAGTAATCGAATGATGATTCAAATTTTGttctataataaattttggaTTGTAGTGATTCTATAAAACTTTCCTTAgagttaattaaaaaagaaaaatttgtaTGCAATTAAAAAAGCTTTATTTCtgagaattattttattaatgtagaccataagaaaaatattattccattgaatatgtataaatcACAATTTAAGATGTTATTAACCTGCAGTACAGTGGGCATTTTAAAATTCCCCTTCAACCTAGGAATACTTAAAAtaggaggaaaaaaaatattttaaaagaatatttatttatatattctatataaaaacagataatatacttatagtttttattaataattctaaaatgTGAAAATCCATTATTTACTaggaatttattttaaatttttataaagtataaattgtaatgatataattattcttatataaatgtaacatTTAAATATGTGATATAACCAGAAAAACCAATAATACTACAAAGagataaaaaaggaataataatgtttttaaattctCTCACATATTCAAATGATACGAATTATAATTACAAATCATaaatttaatgttttatctaatataaatatacataaaatatttcatgtGAAATGAATacaattttatcatttaacatatttgtaaatatattattgattaaattgatttttcattattaatgtACAAAATTCTTACCTAACATATGCAACTactatgtacacatatatacagttgcatttgcataatatatttcttatatagcttcattacatataatattattgtaaattataaaattaggaaaatatgaattaaatgCAAATTcatgttatattattcagaaaattttatatatttaaatattaatagaatACTTAATAGAAAACATTGCactgtaatattattaaaaattaatataaatatatctaatatgCATTTAACTCAATGTATAAAGACTTATTTCTCTGATCTATACTATTTACCTTGAATACTTCTCTATATTACCTGATTcgaatattatgtttttataatttataaagcTCAATTGttaaatttcttttcataaatttttaagtaaatatattaatatatgtaagatcgtattattacttatattaaAGGTTATTcattgatatttttataaaggtaaaataaataatagttattataccattataattatatttatctgtttgatgaaaataatatcctgttaaatatattttattatttaaagatgcatttattttgattactcgtaacttttcattattccataacatttaaaaatattggtataaatgtaattaacataaaatgagaataaaatcatttttatataattcgtAGTTCTCAAAAGAATTCATACAATGCAAAAAATTCCTTATATATgttagtaataaaaaaatatattacatttattactttcattataaaaagtttattacaatttttcggcattattaaatttacggaattataaatatatttattaaactgttctttatattttgtatcgtactaggaaaaaaggaaaacttCATTAACTTTGATTATTACAAGTACTTcattgaatatataatttttctaaaacattaatatattaatttttattagttttatattttgtaattttattttttacttatataatagaataagtaaacatttttatatatcatcactaaaattattagttatccccaatagtaatatttttaaatgaatcaTTAGAGttccattttattatgaTGTATCTCTATGATACTTTTCATAACATatctaattatataatattcactTATACAAacagttatatatgtatacagaTTGCTCTTAgctgttataattttaattatgt
The Plasmodium malariae genome assembly, contig: PmUG01_00_42, whole genome shotgun sequence genome window above contains:
- the PmUG01_00070800 gene encoding PIR protein yields the protein MPTVLQESFIESLQSKIYYRTKFESSFDYCNAFDDNSKFLGKRSEIYKNEKIKSFANKLMSPLCYVAFNNEGDECNKKCHYLYYWLGNELFNKLEEDSFSEVIEILEDVSNVLSGGGKCKCKFFKNINKEKFEKMKIVYDYCKDHDNIKSTLEGHINKCTKEVNDYLVKATSIYEEVYKCTVNNSETYCSVLKEHAPICFEKKLSHLTCKIKDLTANEQGTSHYNTTILDPELVINVSAFSSSQIFLFFVLPFVGIFFIGFLLYKFTPITSWIHPKVLKNKLIRRNLDYIDTLELTQRTYEQRKSNLDRRQLNVAYHAS